Part of the Verrucomicrobiia bacterium genome, GCGGGGGGGCTCGACGGAGTGGACGAATGGATTGCCGTGGTTGCCCTCAACCGTCTGACGGGCCATTCCAAGGGCTTTTTTTCCGTATATACCCTGCCGCCGAACCAGGCCGTTTCAGTCAAATCACAACGCAAAATCAACCAGCGCCGCAGCCAGGTCCCCGAGCGGCGAGACGTGGCCGCCTTGATTCTCAAAAAATCCCGGCAGCTTCTGGGTGACGTCGATCAAATGACTCGCCGGACGCTTGCGCAGGTGAGTGGGCAGGCCCTCCTTCTGACCGGCCCGGCCAATTCAACACCGCAGGTGAGCTCGGGGTCGGTTGCCTTGGTGGTTACCTCACCACCTTTCCTGAATGTGGTCCAGTATGCGATTGATAACTGGCTGCGCTGCTGGTTCCTGGGGATTGATTCCAAAGCCGTATCGCTTACGGTCCCCAACAAGCTGGAACGGTGGCGCGAAGCAATGACCCAGGTTTTCCATGAGCTTTATCGCGCGCTCAAAACCGGCGGCCATGTGGCTTTTGAAGTGGGCGAAATCCACGGTGGCCTGACCAAGCTGGAAGAGGCGGTGCTGCCCTGCGGCGCAGCGGCGGGTCTGGAGCCGGTCGCTGTGGTTATCAACGATCAGCAATTCACCAAGACCGCCAATTGCTGGGGCGTCGATAACATGGCTAAGGGCACGAATACCAACCGGATTGTGGTGTTTAGAAAGTCCTGAATCTGCCGATGTCCCCACGCGCAACTCCAGCCCAAAAGGCGCGGAGAAGAGAATTACCTGGCGCCGAGAAGCCTGAGCCAACCGGGCCGCTAAAGAACAAACTCTTTGGGCCGGTTGGAATTTCCGTACTCCTGGCGATCAGCGTTCTGGCCGCCTACGGGGCCGTCCCATGGAACGGTTTCGTCGATTATGATGACGCCGACTACGTGACGGCCAATCCGCATGTCCTTGGAGGATTAACATGGGCGAACGTGGTCTGGGCGTTTCGTTCCGGCCACGCCAGCAACTGGCATCCGCTGACCTGGTTGTCACACATGCTGGATTGCGAGCTTTTCGGAGCGAACCCAGGGCCGCAGCACCTGGTGAATCTCGCCTTTCATGTAACCAATACGGTGTTGCTCTTTCTCCTGCTGAGGCGTCTGACCGGGGCGCACTGGCG contains:
- a CDS encoding DNA methyltransferase, translating into MTLLATRFENPPAHRLPLAEDLIAFRDFGKQTQELQTNFLRPCGDSAQVPVFVNEFWTAKQRQASSLHEVSYRACFKPQLPRFFIERLTRPGDIVYDPFMGRGTTPIEAALLGRVPFGNDINPLSIVMTRPRLRPPDLAQIETRLREIPLNAPADMPEDLSAFYHAETLEGISSLKRYLLERQRAGGLDGVDEWIAVVALNRLTGHSKGFFSVYTLPPNQAVSVKSQRKINQRRSQVPERRDVAALILKKSRQLLGDVDQMTRRTLAQVSGQALLLTGPANSTPQVSSGSVALVVTSPPFLNVVQYAIDNWLRCWFLGIDSKAVSLTVPNKLERWREAMTQVFHELYRALKTGGHVAFEVGEIHGGLTKLEEAVLPCGAAAGLEPVAVVINDQQFTKTANCWGVDNMAKGTNTNRIVVFRKS